A genomic window from Triticum urartu cultivar G1812 chromosome 7, Tu2.1, whole genome shotgun sequence includes:
- the LOC125520600 gene encoding uncharacterized protein LOC125520600, translated as MRRSSSGARVSEGGDASSSGHRGDGTALPTFDPQSAAGRREAARTRALGRAVHCIPLLLLLCALVLWLSAASTSPAHLD; from the exons ATGCGGCGGTCGTCGAGCGGGGCGCGCGTGTCGGAGGGCGGCGAcgcgtcctcgtcgggccaccgCGGCGACGGCACGGCGCTCCCGACGTTCGACCCGCAGTCGGCGGCGGgccggcgggaggcggcgcggacCCGGGCGCTGGGGCGCGCCGTGCACTGCATCCCGCTGTTGCTGCTGCTCTGCGCCCTCGTGCTCTGGCTCTCCGCCGCCTCCACCTCCCCGGCTCACCTCG ACTGA